One stretch of Methyloversatilis sp. RAC08 DNA includes these proteins:
- a CDS encoding alpha/beta fold hydrolase gives MTEHAYYNQAIHGPYDTHSIGDHVLEEGGTIRGCTLAYATFGTLNAARDNAILVPTWYSGTTKIMEQVYIGAGRALDPAKYFIIAINQIGNGLSTSPHNTPFPGGGPNFPRVRIGDDVRAQHKLITEKFGIEKLALVVGGSMGAQQTYEWAVRYPDMVRRAAPIAGTAKNTPHDYLFAETLIEAITSDPAFKGGWYGSPLEVHQGLRRHAKMWAVMGWSTEFFQQDRIKALGFSSVDDFITNFMNGYFGVMEPNDLLCMAWKWQHGDVSRHTGGDLKAALGRIKAKTFVMPISTDMFFPPADCAAEQKLIPNSELRVLNTIDGHLGLFGTDAGYTEQVDKHLRELLASAA, from the coding sequence ATGACCGAGCACGCCTATTACAACCAGGCCATCCACGGCCCGTACGACACCCACAGCATCGGCGACCACGTGCTGGAAGAGGGCGGCACGATACGCGGCTGCACGCTGGCGTACGCGACCTTCGGCACGCTGAACGCGGCCAGGGACAACGCCATCCTGGTGCCGACCTGGTACTCGGGCACGACCAAGATCATGGAGCAGGTGTATATCGGCGCCGGTCGCGCGCTCGATCCGGCCAAGTATTTCATCATCGCCATCAACCAGATCGGCAACGGCCTGTCGACGTCGCCGCACAACACGCCCTTCCCGGGCGGCGGCCCGAATTTCCCGCGCGTGCGCATCGGCGACGATGTGCGGGCGCAGCACAAGCTGATCACCGAAAAGTTCGGCATCGAAAAGCTGGCGCTGGTGGTCGGCGGCTCGATGGGCGCGCAGCAGACGTACGAGTGGGCGGTGCGCTACCCGGACATGGTGCGCCGCGCGGCACCGATCGCCGGCACCGCGAAGAACACGCCGCACGATTACCTGTTCGCCGAGACGCTGATCGAAGCCATCACGTCCGACCCGGCGTTCAAGGGCGGCTGGTACGGCTCTCCGCTCGAAGTGCATCAGGGTCTGCGCCGCCACGCCAAGATGTGGGCGGTCATGGGCTGGAGCACCGAATTCTTCCAGCAGGACCGCATCAAGGCGCTCGGCTTTTCGTCGGTCGATGATTTCATCACCAATTTCATGAACGGCTACTTCGGCGTGATGGAGCCGAACGACCTGCTGTGCATGGCGTGGAAGTGGCAGCACGGCGACGTGAGCCGCCACACCGGCGGTGACCTGAAGGCGGCGCTCGGCCGGATCAAGGCGAAAACCTTCGTCATGCCGATCTCGACCGACATGTTCTTCCCGCCGGCCGACTGCGCTGCCGAGCAGAAGCTGATCCCGAACAGCGAACTGCGCGTGCTCAATACGATAGACGGCCACCTCGGCCTGTTCGGCACCGACGCCGGCTACACCGAACAGGTGGACAAGCACCTGCGCGAACTGCTGGCTTCGGCCGCCTGA
- a CDS encoding ferredoxin--NADP reductase, translating into MNTLATRNADLPRSTTQTVTAVRRWTDTLLSLRIDRPDGFRFSPGHYVKLGLPAGADDAVWRPYSIVSVEADDELEFLIVLIPGGAFSEALAGIEPGHPVMLSSSIFGFFLEPQLSPGDTLWMLATGTGLGPYVSLLRTPGALDRYRRLILVHSVRLAAELAYRDELEALAVTDTRLRYLPIVTREAGASALSGRIPALIADGTLAQHAQTPLDPATGRVMVCGNPDFTTDMRALLNARDFVPCRRGNAGSMLFEKYW; encoded by the coding sequence ATGAACACGCTGGCGACCCGCAACGCTGATCTGCCGCGCTCGACCACACAGACCGTGACCGCCGTGCGGCGCTGGACAGACACGCTGCTGTCGCTGCGCATCGACCGGCCTGACGGATTCCGCTTCTCGCCCGGCCACTACGTCAAGCTGGGGCTGCCGGCGGGCGCGGACGATGCCGTGTGGCGTCCGTATTCCATCGTGTCGGTCGAAGCGGACGACGAGCTCGAATTCCTTATCGTGCTGATTCCGGGCGGCGCCTTCAGCGAAGCGCTCGCGGGCATCGAGCCTGGCCATCCGGTCATGCTGTCGTCGTCCATCTTCGGCTTCTTCCTCGAGCCGCAACTGTCGCCCGGCGACACCCTGTGGATGCTGGCGACCGGCACCGGGCTCGGGCCCTATGTGTCGCTGTTGCGCACGCCGGGCGCGCTGGACCGTTACCGGCGCCTGATCCTGGTGCACAGCGTGCGGCTGGCGGCCGAACTGGCCTACCGCGACGAACTCGAAGCACTGGCCGTGACCGACACGCGGCTGCGCTATCTGCCCATCGTCACCCGCGAAGCCGGCGCGTCGGCGCTGAGCGGGCGCATTCCCGCGCTGATCGCCGACGGCACGCTGGCGCAGCACGCACAGACACCGCTCGATCCGGCGACCGGCCGCGTCATGGTGTGCGGCAATCCGGATTTCACGACCGACATGCGCGCCCTGCTGAACGCGCGCGACTTCGTGCCATGCCGGCGCGGCAACGCCGGCAGCATGCTGTTCGAGAAGTACTGGTAG
- a CDS encoding DNA-3-methyladenine glycosylase family protein translates to MTHPRKALDDAERHLAALDDDWARLIATVGPCGLAPGPVREPWQALVRAVAYQQLHGRAADAIMGRLLARHGGNFPTPQQLFETDAEALRACGFSARKADTLRGIAEGALNGHVPGRDEALALADEALVSRLTALRGIGRWTVDMLLMFTLERGDILPADDFGVRDGYRRLKSLDALPTARQIAALGAPWAPHRSAASWYLWRVPK, encoded by the coding sequence ATGACGCACCCCCGGAAAGCGCTGGACGACGCCGAACGCCATCTCGCCGCCCTCGACGACGACTGGGCGCGGCTGATCGCGACCGTCGGCCCGTGTGGCCTGGCGCCCGGCCCGGTGCGCGAGCCCTGGCAGGCGCTGGTGCGCGCCGTCGCCTACCAGCAACTGCACGGTCGCGCGGCCGACGCCATCATGGGGCGACTGCTGGCGCGCCACGGCGGCAACTTCCCGACGCCGCAGCAACTGTTCGAGACGGATGCGGAGGCCTTGCGTGCCTGCGGCTTTTCGGCGCGCAAGGCCGACACGCTGCGCGGCATCGCCGAGGGCGCGCTGAACGGCCACGTACCGGGTCGCGACGAAGCGCTGGCGCTCGCCGACGAGGCGCTGGTGTCGCGCCTGACCGCGCTGCGCGGCATCGGCCGCTGGACCGTGGACATGCTGCTGATGTTCACGCTTGAACGCGGCGACATCCTGCCGGCCGACGATTTCGGCGTGCGTGACGGCTACCGGCGGCTCAAGTCGCTCGATGCACTGCCCACCGCACGGCAGATCGCCGCACTGGGTGCGCCGTGGGCGCCGCATCGATCGGCGGCGAGCTGGTACTTGTGGCGGGTGCCGAAGTGA
- the ada gene encoding bifunctional DNA-binding transcriptional regulator/O6-methylguanine-DNA methyltransferase Ada, which translates to MNASPRHEAPDVATRAAATLADPRWAAVVARDAAADGDFFYSVKTTGVYCRPSCAARTARPENVAFHASAADAERAGFRACRRCRPDQPPRTERQAALVADLCRLIERSDSPPPLDALAAHAGVSAFHLHRLFKSVTGLTPRAWAAARRAERLRDHLTEGAPVTDALHDAGYGSSSRLYEASGALLGMTPGRYRAGGADTDIRFALGQCSLGAILVAESPLGVVAISLGDDPDALARALQDRFPQARLIGGDAAFERRVAQVVGFVDAPRIGLALPLDLRGTAFQQRVWQALRDIPAGHTLSYRELATRLSVPKSVRAVAGACAANTLAVAIPCHRVVRSDGALSGYRWGVARKRALIDRETE; encoded by the coding sequence ATGAACGCATCGCCCCGCCATGAAGCACCGGATGTCGCCACGCGCGCGGCCGCCACGCTGGCCGACCCGCGCTGGGCGGCGGTGGTCGCGCGCGATGCCGCGGCGGACGGCGACTTCTTCTATTCGGTGAAAACGACCGGCGTGTACTGCCGGCCGTCGTGCGCCGCGCGCACCGCGCGACCCGAAAACGTCGCCTTCCACGCGAGCGCGGCCGACGCCGAACGCGCCGGTTTCCGCGCCTGCAGGCGCTGCCGGCCCGACCAGCCGCCGCGCACCGAACGGCAGGCCGCCCTCGTCGCCGACCTGTGCCGGCTGATCGAGCGCTCCGACTCGCCCCCGCCGCTCGATGCGCTGGCGGCGCACGCCGGCGTCAGCGCCTTTCATCTGCACCGCCTGTTCAAGTCGGTGACCGGTCTGACGCCACGCGCCTGGGCTGCCGCGCGCCGGGCCGAGCGCCTGCGCGACCATCTGACGGAGGGTGCGCCGGTGACCGACGCGCTGCACGACGCCGGCTACGGTTCCAGCAGCCGCCTGTACGAGGCGTCCGGCGCCCTGCTCGGCATGACACCGGGCCGCTATCGCGCGGGCGGCGCCGACACCGACATCCGCTTCGCACTCGGCCAGTGTTCGCTCGGCGCCATCCTGGTTGCGGAAAGCCCGCTCGGCGTGGTCGCGATTTCGCTGGGCGACGACCCCGACGCGCTTGCGCGCGCGCTGCAGGACCGCTTTCCGCAGGCGCGGCTGATCGGCGGCGACGCGGCATTCGAACGGCGCGTGGCACAGGTGGTCGGCTTCGTGGATGCCCCGCGCATCGGGCTGGCGCTGCCACTCGACCTGCGCGGCACCGCGTTCCAGCAGCGCGTGTGGCAGGCGCTGCGCGACATTCCGGCCGGGCACACGCTGAGCTACCGCGAACTCGCGACGCGGCTCAGCGTCCCGAAATCGGTGCGCGCAGTCGCCGGCGCCTGTGCGGCCAACACGCTGGCGGTGGCCATCCCGTGTCACCGCGTGGTCCGCAGCGACGGCGCGCTGTCAGGCTACCGCTGGGGTGTGGCACGCAAGCGCGCGCTGATCGACCGCGAGACGGAGTGA
- the alkB gene encoding DNA oxidative demethylase AlkB: protein MELFDALERAAGPVILAPGAALLRGFAQDDASALLAAIDTVTALAPLRHMVTPGGYTMSVATTSCGEMGWTSDAQGYRYAACDPDSGLPWPAMPPLFRTLARESAAQAGFPGFEPDACLINRYAPGARLTLHQDRNERDFGAPIVSVSLGLPATFLLGGIRRTDPTLKLHLAHGDVVVWGGPARLRFHGVLPLAHGTHPMTGACRINLTFRKAS from the coding sequence ATGGAGCTGTTCGATGCACTCGAACGCGCGGCTGGTCCGGTCATCCTCGCACCGGGTGCCGCCCTGCTGCGCGGCTTCGCGCAGGACGACGCGTCAGCCCTGCTGGCCGCGATCGACACGGTGACCGCGCTTGCACCGCTGCGCCACATGGTGACGCCCGGCGGCTACACGATGTCGGTCGCCACCACCAGTTGCGGCGAAATGGGCTGGACGTCCGACGCACAAGGTTACCGCTACGCCGCGTGCGATCCGGACAGCGGCCTGCCGTGGCCGGCCATGCCGCCGCTGTTCCGCACGCTGGCACGCGAATCGGCGGCGCAGGCCGGCTTCCCCGGTTTCGAACCGGACGCCTGCCTGATCAACCGCTACGCCCCCGGCGCACGGCTCACGCTGCACCAGGACCGGAACGAGCGCGACTTCGGCGCACCCATCGTGTCGGTGTCGCTGGGACTGCCCGCGACCTTCCTGTTGGGCGGCATCAGGCGCACCGACCCAACGCTCAAACTGCATCTGGCACACGGTGATGTGGTGGTGTGGGGCGGACCGGCGCGGCTGCGCTTTCACGGCGTGCTGCCGCTGGCGCACGGCACGCACCCGATGACCGGGGCGTGCCGCATCAATCTCACATTTCGCAAGGCGAGCTGA
- a CDS encoding DUF2789 domain-containing protein, translated as MDAPVHSTAQLFAQLGLPSDPGSIYRFIDQHRPLPDCVKLSEAPFWTPSQAAFLREGLQADADWAPIIDALNAALHETSDQPALSSPCEM; from the coding sequence ATGGACGCACCGGTACACAGCACTGCGCAACTGTTCGCACAGCTCGGACTGCCTTCAGATCCGGGATCGATCTACCGCTTCATCGACCAGCACCGGCCGCTGCCCGACTGCGTGAAGCTGTCCGAAGCGCCATTCTGGACGCCTTCGCAGGCGGCCTTCCTGCGTGAAGGCCTGCAGGCCGATGCCGACTGGGCGCCGATCATCGATGCGCTCAACGCGGCGCTGCATGAAACCTCCGATCAGCCCGCGCTCAGCTCGCCTTGCGAAATGTGA
- the pdxR gene encoding MocR-like pyridoxine biosynthesis transcription factor PdxR, whose product MQLPISIDASSSSTLHSQIAAQLRALILDRRLAPGAPVPATRDLGRQLHVSRNTVTAAYDELISEGYLYTERAVGTFVCKTLPDTLIGRAPARAEHRSGSLHRAMNLPLPYGGRGLTGLHRPSAPRLIADFVFGRSDPRSFPEKIWRKLIVECLGGAAERMSEYIDPAGLPELRQLITSRLGPTRGMVASVEQVLLVAGFQQGIDLVAHLFVGTHTPVVMEAPSYRGAAFLFESYGAHIIPVPVDQHGIDVGRLPESRVKLVYVTPSHQFPTGVTMPLHRRLALLEWAAKAGAYILEVDYDGDYRYDGAPLPSLQSLDRNGCVIYLNSFSRSIGPGLRIGYMVVPRDLMRTAVTIKSLMDNGLAWLEQAALAQFVRDGSFDTHLRRLLHANEARRDVLVSALRTHLPGARVSGADAGSHVLVTLPPEAPTAAAVQQAALELGVGVQPLADSPAWFFEHLDDADRCLLLGYTHLSEEQIAQGIELIGQAVRQG is encoded by the coding sequence TTGCAACTGCCCATTTCCATTGATGCCTCGTCGTCCTCGACGCTGCATTCGCAGATCGCGGCGCAGCTGCGCGCGCTCATCCTCGACCGACGGCTGGCGCCCGGTGCGCCGGTGCCGGCGACGCGTGACCTCGGCCGCCAGCTCCACGTGTCGCGCAACACGGTCACCGCGGCCTACGACGAACTGATCAGCGAAGGCTATCTGTACACCGAGCGGGCGGTCGGCACCTTCGTCTGCAAGACGCTGCCGGACACGCTGATCGGCCGCGCGCCGGCGCGCGCCGAGCATCGCAGCGGCAGCCTGCACCGCGCGATGAACCTGCCGCTGCCCTACGGCGGACGTGGCCTGACCGGGCTGCACCGGCCGAGCGCGCCGCGCCTGATCGCAGACTTCGTGTTCGGCCGCTCCGACCCGCGCAGTTTCCCGGAAAAGATCTGGCGCAAGCTCATCGTCGAATGTCTGGGCGGCGCGGCAGAGCGCATGAGCGAATACATCGACCCGGCCGGCCTGCCCGAACTGCGGCAGCTCATCACCAGCCGGCTCGGCCCGACGCGCGGCATGGTGGCGTCGGTCGAACAGGTGCTGCTGGTGGCCGGCTTCCAGCAGGGCATCGATCTGGTGGCGCATCTTTTCGTCGGCACGCACACGCCGGTGGTGATGGAAGCGCCGAGCTATCGCGGCGCGGCCTTCCTGTTCGAAAGCTATGGCGCGCACATCATTCCGGTGCCGGTAGACCAGCACGGCATCGACGTCGGCCGACTGCCGGAAAGCCGGGTGAAACTGGTGTATGTCACGCCGTCGCACCAGTTTCCGACCGGCGTCACGATGCCGCTGCACCGCCGGCTCGCGCTGCTCGAATGGGCGGCCAAGGCCGGCGCGTACATCCTGGAAGTGGACTACGACGGCGACTACCGCTACGACGGCGCGCCGCTGCCGTCGCTGCAGTCACTCGACCGCAACGGCTGCGTCATCTACCTGAATTCCTTCTCGCGCTCGATCGGCCCCGGGCTGCGCATCGGCTACATGGTCGTGCCGCGCGACCTGATGCGCACCGCGGTCACCATCAAGTCGCTGATGGACAACGGCCTCGCCTGGCTGGAACAGGCCGCCCTCGCGCAGTTCGTGCGCGACGGCAGCTTCGACACCCATCTGCGCCGCCTGCTGCACGCCAACGAAGCGCGCCGCGACGTCCTGGTCAGCGCGCTGCGCACCCACCTTCCCGGCGCACGCGTCAGCGGCGCCGACGCCGGCTCGCACGTGCTGGTCACGCTGCCACCCGAGGCCCCGACGGCCGCCGCCGTGCAGCAGGCCGCGCTCGAACTGGGTGTGGGCGTACAGCCGCTGGCGGACAGCCCGGCCTGGTTCTTCGAACATCTGGACGATGCCGATCGCTGCCTGCTGCTCGGCTACACGCATCTGAGCGAAGAACAGATCGCACAGGGGATTGAGCTGATCGGGCAGGCGGTACGGCAGGGCTGA
- a CDS encoding molybdopterin-containing oxidoreductase family protein codes for MSVHLSETRVVRGACPQDCPDTCAFLYHVEDDKLVEVTGDPDHPMTRGGLCVKLKNFAEHHYNPDRLLYPMKRVGPKGSGMFERISWDAALAEIKTRWTDIIDQYGSQAIMPHGYLGHQGTLNGLTAGDAFFNRLGSSVAEKTYCESGSSTAWIMTVGPTGGLDVESLAHSKYIIVWGMNMLNTNLHAWPFIVEAKAKGAKVVVIDPVRTRTAKQADWHIRIKPGTDGALALGMMNVIIAEGLVDADYVEKYTVGYDQLAARAAEFPPERVSEITGIPVQDILTLAREYATTQPSAIRQGVAVERSPGGGDAIRAITCLPALTGAWRHVGGGTVEMPIWEFPFRFDFMCRPDWIKPGTRVINELDLGAALTGAMPLDPPIKSLFVYNSNPVSQAPNAGQIVAGLMREDLFTVASELFITDTAKYADILLPATMQAEQLDLMVTWGHLYVMLNTPAIAPPGECVPNVELFRRLAGAMGFTDEHWSLSDEEMIRRSYDWDAPAMEGITLEKLKDKGWMRLNVGLPGERAPHAEGNFKTPSGKCEFAASAAAGGNFVVPVWRSGYEGMQPGTPVDAVPNYIPSHENAASEAASRYPLNLVSPKPHAFLNTQYANEPTQQRRQGEQLIVIHPVDAGKRAIEHGSYVRVFNERGAFEARAELSEDVSPGLMMTNVGHWPGLNRSGTAVNSTTSARHCNLGQAGTYCDNLVEVRKV; via the coding sequence ATGTCAGTGCATCTGAGTGAAACGCGCGTCGTGCGCGGCGCCTGTCCGCAGGATTGTCCGGACACCTGTGCCTTCCTGTACCACGTCGAGGACGACAAGCTGGTGGAGGTCACCGGCGACCCGGATCACCCGATGACGCGTGGCGGGCTGTGCGTGAAGCTGAAGAATTTCGCCGAGCACCACTACAACCCGGACCGCCTGCTGTACCCGATGAAGCGCGTCGGGCCGAAGGGTTCGGGCATGTTCGAACGCATTTCTTGGGACGCTGCGCTGGCCGAAATCAAGACGCGCTGGACCGACATCATCGACCAGTACGGCTCGCAGGCCATCATGCCGCACGGCTACCTCGGCCATCAGGGCACGCTGAACGGCCTGACCGCCGGCGACGCCTTCTTCAACCGGCTGGGTTCGTCGGTGGCGGAAAAGACCTACTGCGAATCCGGCTCGTCGACCGCGTGGATCATGACCGTGGGCCCGACCGGCGGGCTGGACGTGGAAAGCCTCGCGCACTCGAAGTACATCATCGTGTGGGGCATGAACATGCTCAACACCAATCTGCACGCCTGGCCCTTCATCGTCGAGGCGAAGGCAAAGGGCGCCAAGGTGGTGGTGATCGACCCGGTGCGCACGCGGACCGCGAAACAGGCCGACTGGCACATCCGCATCAAGCCGGGCACCGACGGCGCGCTGGCGCTGGGCATGATGAATGTGATCATCGCCGAAGGCCTGGTCGATGCCGATTACGTCGAAAAGTACACCGTGGGCTACGACCAGCTGGCGGCGCGCGCGGCCGAGTTTCCGCCCGAGCGGGTGTCCGAGATCACCGGCATTCCGGTGCAGGACATCCTGACGCTGGCGCGCGAATACGCCACCACGCAGCCGTCGGCGATCCGCCAGGGCGTGGCGGTGGAACGCAGCCCGGGCGGCGGCGACGCGATCCGCGCCATCACCTGTCTGCCGGCGCTGACCGGCGCCTGGCGCCATGTCGGCGGCGGCACGGTGGAAATGCCGATCTGGGAATTTCCGTTCCGCTTCGATTTCATGTGCCGGCCGGACTGGATCAAGCCGGGCACGCGCGTCATCAACGAACTCGATCTGGGTGCGGCGCTGACCGGCGCCATGCCACTCGACCCGCCGATCAAGTCGCTGTTCGTCTACAACTCGAACCCGGTGTCGCAGGCACCGAACGCCGGCCAGATCGTTGCCGGCCTGATGCGCGAAGACCTGTTCACGGTGGCCAGCGAACTGTTCATCACCGACACCGCGAAGTACGCCGACATCCTGCTGCCGGCCACCATGCAGGCGGAACAGCTCGACCTGATGGTGACCTGGGGTCATCTGTACGTGATGCTCAATACGCCGGCGATCGCGCCGCCGGGCGAGTGCGTGCCCAATGTCGAACTGTTCCGCCGGCTGGCCGGTGCGATGGGCTTCACCGACGAGCACTGGTCGCTGAGCGACGAGGAAATGATCCGCCGCTCGTACGACTGGGACGCACCGGCGATGGAGGGCATCACGCTGGAAAAGCTGAAGGACAAGGGCTGGATGAGGCTCAACGTCGGTCTGCCGGGCGAACGCGCGCCGCATGCCGAGGGCAATTTCAAGACGCCGTCCGGCAAGTGCGAATTCGCGGCCAGCGCGGCGGCCGGCGGCAACTTCGTCGTGCCGGTGTGGCGGTCGGGCTACGAAGGCATGCAGCCGGGCACGCCGGTCGATGCGGTGCCCAATTACATCCCGTCGCACGAAAACGCGGCCTCTGAAGCGGCCAGCCGCTATCCGCTGAATCTCGTGTCGCCCAAGCCGCACGCCTTCCTGAACACGCAGTACGCCAACGAGCCGACACAGCAGCGCCGGCAGGGCGAACAGCTCATCGTGATCCACCCGGTCGATGCGGGAAAGCGGGCGATCGAGCACGGCAGCTATGTGCGCGTGTTCAACGAGCGGGGTGCCTTCGAAGCGCGCGCCGAACTGAGCGAGGATGTGTCGCCCGGGCTGATGATGACCAATGTCGGCCACTGGCCCGGACTGAACCGCAGCGGCACTGCGGTCAATTCGACCACCTCGGCGCGCCACTGCAATCTGGGTCAGGCAGGCACCTACTGCGACAACCTGGTCGAAGTGCGGAAGGTGTGA